In Helianthus annuus cultivar XRQ/B chromosome 9, HanXRQr2.0-SUNRISE, whole genome shotgun sequence, the following are encoded in one genomic region:
- the LOC110879515 gene encoding zinc finger protein GAI-ASSOCIATED FACTOR 1 — MVDIENSSSAMAVSATSTECSSGGNQPQPRAEIQPMKKKRNLPGMPDPDAEVIALSPTTLLATNRFVCEICNKGFQRDQNLQLHRRGHNLPWKLKQRDGKEIRKRVYVCPEKTCVHHDPSRALGDLTGIKKHFSRKHGEKKWKCERCSKKYAVQSDWKAHMKTCGTKEYRCDCGTLFSRRDSFITHRAFCDALAQESARSHTQNVPNINSDHQTHVVEAEKVDAAGISPPPPLTPSTGVLSPVQSVLSSDLPEKAMGILQHQKVAVVEMEPPTETCLPSATTTTTVSGGSTTSGNNNNNPTNSTGVFASIFASSSLLPSSQLSPATYSNLICDVTGADRNTTVEPMSLSLSSSLYHSTTTPSLFPPPDQTLQHHRQYVHSQQPALSATALLQKAAQMGATSSNTSFLHALGLAPTPSPAPASSTDHYQEASMGQWSNVQAKQESNCISDHLLMGPPAPSPTTLDFLGLGTGSSSGYSAFLNTIGGSRLNVAGVQFEGVNTGHDKDWDDSGDKKPRLL, encoded by the exons ATGGTTGATATTGAGAATTCTTCTTCTGCAATGGCGGTTTCCGCTACTTCAACTGAATGTTCATCAGGTGGTAATCAACCACAACCTCGTGCTGAGATACAACCGATGAAGAAAAAGCGAAATCTGCCTGGAATGCCTG ATCCAGATGCTGAAGTGATCGCACTGTCACCGACGACGCTACTGGCTACAAACCGATTCGTGTGCGAGATCTGCAACAAAGGATTTCAACGAGACCAGAACCTGCAGCTTCATCGGCGAGGTCATAACTTACCGTGGAAGTTAAAGCAGCGAGACGGTAAAGAGATACGAAAACGCGTTTACGTTTGTCCGGAGAAAACCTGCGTCCATCACGATCCGTCACGAGCTCTCGGTGATCTCACCGGAATCAAAAAACACTTTTCCAGGAAGCACGGCGAGAAGAAGTGGAAGTGTGAACGCTGCTCGAAGAAATACGCTGTTCAATCGGATTGGAAAGCGCATATGAAAACATGTGGAACCAAAGAGTATAGATGCGATTGCGGCACCTTATTCTCAAG GAGAGACAGCTTCATCACGCATAGAGCGTTTTGTGATGCGTTAGCACAAGAGAGTGCGAGATCTCATACTCAAAACGTTCCAAATATCAATTCCGATCATCAAACTCATGTTGTAGAAGCGGAGAAAGTGGATGCAGCTGGTATATCTCCTCCTCCGCCGCTCACTCCGTCCACCGGTGTACTATCTCCGGTCCAATCCGTTCTCAGCTCAG ACTTGCCGGAAAAGGCAATGGGGATATTACAACACCAAAAGGTTGCTGTGGTGGAGATGGAGCCGCCGACGGAGACATGCTTGCCATccgccaccacaaccaccacagTTAGCGGTGGCTCAACCACTagtggcaacaacaacaacaacccaacCAATAGCACCGGAGTATTCGCAAGCATTTTTGCATCATCCTCCCTCCTTCCATCGTCTCAATTATCTCCGGCGACTTATTCCAATCTAATCTGTGATGTTACCGGAGCTGACCGGAACACCACAGTAGAACCAATGTCTCTATCCCTATCCTCCTCACtctaccactccaccaccaccccATCATTATTCCCGCCACCTGATCAAACCCTCCAACACCACCGGCAGTATGTACACAGTCAACAACCGGCTCTCTCAGCCACTGCTTTACTTCAAAAAGCAGCTCAAATGGGTGCCACGTCATCAAATACTTCATTTCTCCATGCACTCGGGTTAGCACCAACACCATCACCCGCACCAGCTTCTTCAACCGATCACTATCAAGAAGCTAGCATGGGTCAATGGAGTAATGTTCAAGCCAAACAAGAGAGTAACTGCATCTCAGATCACTTGCTGATGGGTCCACCGGCGCCCAGTCCCACCACACTGGATTTTCTTGGACTGGGGACCGGTTCCTCCAGTGGGTATTCGGCGTTTTTGAATACCATTGGAGGAAGCCGGCTTAACGTGGCCGGTGTTCAGTTCGAGGGAGTGAACACCGGCCATGATAAAGACTGGGATGACTCCGGTGATAAGAAGCCGAGGCTTCTTTAA